In the Candidatus Peregrinibacteria bacterium genome, GTCTTGCAAAAACCACTCGAAGTGAGTCGTTTGGACGTCCTTGCTCACTCTTTGAAAAATTATCTCCCGGACAAGTTGTTTTTATTGAAGAAGGAGAAGATGCGAACTCTCTCGAATTTTTGCGGTCGGCAAGATACCTCGCGACACCTTTTACTCAAGGAATTATTCGAAGCCGTCATCTCCAACCAAAAAGACGAATTGATGTAGCAAAAAAACAAGAAACTGAAAGACTCCGAGCAAATCTGTCAAAAGAAGAGGAAGAACAAGTTGGAGAGCGAATGAAAGCAGAAATTCAAGAAGAAGGAAGAATTCATCTTGAAAAAATTGCCTCTGTATTTGGAGATATATCTCCTGATGAAGTTAAAAAACATATTCAATCTGGAAATAGCATAAGGGGATATGATCTGAAAAATGATCAAGAGTTTTACGCAGCAATTGGAGCTGGAGAGATAAATGTGTTGAACGCAATAACGGATTTATTTTTACTCCGATTAGGCGAAAGAAAAATCGATACAATCGTCAAAAGAATTCCTGAAAATGTGCTCCTCAGCGAGGAAGAAAAAAGAAAAATAATTTTGAGAATTGAGAGTGATCCAAAATTACAAGGCACAGAGAAAAAAGAAGATAGGAAAAGAGAACAACATCAAAAAATAAAGGACCGAAAAAATGAAAAATTATTATCCCTATTACGAAAGAGAAATCCTCAATACTATCCACAAAGATATTCTTCTGCTGGACTAAAAACACTCATTGGAAAAGGAAAAGTTGACTTGTGCCAAATATTTCAAGAAGAAGTGCAGTCAAGAATAACGCTAACACTTCCTGAAGACCAATGTTGGGAAATCGATTTACTTCCGCCCGACAAAGAAAATGTAAATGAATATATCTCGAGCGTTATTAGCATGCGGAATGATGCAAATCTCATCGGAATCCATACATCAGATTCAACTCAAGGAACAGGAGAAGTTCGGAGAAAAATCACCTATAGAATACGAAGGAGCGAAACTCTTCCCCTCTCGCGACTATTTAAAAGATTTCTGAGACTCGATCTGGAAGGATTTCAAGTCCGAGCGCGGAAAGTTGATGAAAATCCTCACCGCATTACTCCCGAAATTCACGACGAAATATTCGAAGAACTGGGGATGCTGATCTAACGACTACAGTAAACTCTCCTGCACCTCTTTCATCTCCTTCTCCCCTATCTCCACTTTCGGATTCACCATTTTCTGAATTTCCCGTTCCTGAAGATCAAGACTTTGGGTAAGTTTTTTAATATCAGTATCAAATCGAGGTGATCTCATTGTTTGCTTTTTTATCTCAATCTCCGAGAGAAATTCTGAATTTAAAATTTCTTTTGATCTCATTGTTTTGAGGCCCTCCGAAGCTAACAAAACATTCGTAGCATTCTGAAAAGAAATATGCCGATCATAATGTGCTATGAGATTCACAATATTTTCCCGCTCCTGAGGGTCAAGTTCTGAAATTTTCTCATATTCTGTTATTCGTTTATACGCAGCGATAATCGATTCTAGCGCCTCGGGGGTAACAATATAAAAATGAAATCCTTCTTCATAAAAATATGTTTTTTTAAGACCTTGCATTAATACCGTAGGAACAATAAAGAATACTATCGAATAAATCTGCGATGAATTTTCACTCTTCTTTATTTTTTCGACAGTTTTTTTAACTTCTTCATTTAAACGCTTTGATAAATTGGGAATATCCTTCGCTATTTTTGCGTCGAAAATAATATATTGACCCAAAAAATCGACGAGAAAATCAGGCTTGAAACTTCCGTCAAAATCAGCTGGCAAATTTGTATTATCAAAAAAATTAAAAGAGAATTGAGGTCGCTGGCAAATTTCCTTGAGCTGAGAAATCGCAGAATTTTCATGATCATTCCACACGCGGTCATATTCTTCTCTCTCTTTTTGCAAACGTTCTTCATCTTCACGAATTACTCGTGCCTGCTCGGATTCGAGCTTTTTTCGTGAATTTTCGAGTTGCTCGATCAGTTTTTCGTGATCTTTCTCACGTCGTTCTTTTTCCGATTCAAACTTCGTAATTTTTGCCTTTATTTCATCTCGTTCATGACGAAGATTTTTATTTTCTTCTTTATATTCAGTGAGTTCTGCATACGCTTGTCTCCCTTTTCCCTCAAGCTTATCCCGTTCCGAACGAGCACTTTCGAGTTCGCTTGAGAGTCTTCCTATTTCTTCGCGGCTCAGCTCTAATTTTGATTTTATTTGAAAATTCTCCTCAAAAAGTTTTTTTGCCGTTTCTTCTTCATCTTGAGTTCCTTTCTCTGGTCTGGATATTTTCAAAAAATAGAAAATCCCCCCAAAACCAAAAAGTGTAAGCGCGAGTAAAATTACTTCAAAAATCGTCATATATTAGCAAAAAATTAAAAATCAAGAGGATTATGTCAGGAATGTGAAAAAATGGGAAGAAACATTTGACGAAATTGACATTTTTTGGAAAGATTTAAGAAGCGTTTTTCTCCCGTACATTTTCTTGTACCTAAAAATGCGGAAAAATTTATTCTTTTATTATACCATATGAATCATGATGATGATCCATTTGCAGATATCGAGACCGAAGCTTCTGCAGATGATTCTGGAGAAGTAGTGGTCGCTCCTCAGCAGGACGACACAGCTGCTGCAACACCGCCTGTGGCAACTTCATCTTCGTCTCAAACTCAGACCCAAACTCAGGGTCAAACTCAAACCTCTTCTCAGGGGGGAAGCGGATTTGCTGATGAAATTTATTCCAAGAAAATCAGCGCGAAATTTCGAACTTTTTTCGTTGATTTAAAACAAAGTAGAAATGGCAAATTCGTGAAAATTTCAGAGAAATCTCGTGGCGGACAAAAAAGCACGATTATGCTCGATGCAGAAGATGTTGCGGAGTTTGTAAAAACACTCCAAGAAATTCAGGCGCAACTATAGACTTAAGAATTCTCATCACGAACCATTTTTCCATTTTCCAAATGGATGACGCTGTCCGTGAAGTTCGCTATTTTCTCATCATGAGTTACGATGAGAAGTGTCATCTGGTATTCTTCTGAAAGTCTGTGGAGAAGCTTCAAAATAAGCTCTCCAGTTTTTCCGTCAAGATTTCCCGTCGGTTCGTCTGCAAAAAGTATTTTTGGATGATGAATAATAGCTCGCGCAATTGCGCCTCTTTGTCGTTCTCCTCCAGAAAGTTCTTGAGGTTTATTTGTTGATTTATGAGAAAGCCCAACATCTCTTAAAGCTCCTTCTGCCTTTGTTTTTCGTGCGGAAGCAGACTCTCCTGAAATGAAGAGTGGCATTGCTATATTTTCTAGGAGTGAGAACTCCGAGAAGAGATAAAAATCTTGAAAAACAAAGCCCATTTCACTGTTTCGATATTGGCATATTTCTTTGGATTGCATTTTTGAAATATCTTGGTTCTGAAACAAAATTTGTCCTGATGTTCTCTCAAGAAAACCTGCAGCGAGGTGAAGGAGAGTAGACTTTCCTGAGCCCGAAGGACCAACGATGGCAACCTTTTCACGATTTTGGATATGCAAAGAGAGAGGACCGAATGTCCACGCATTCTTTTCTCGTGAAAAAGTCCGCTCCACATTGCGGAATTCGAGAAGAGGTGATGTTTCAGTACGAGTGGGCATTCATTCTATTAAAAATGGGGATCCTCAATTATAAAGCTCATAAGAACACATAAGCCGGGTTCTGTTCCGCATCTTCTTATCACCAAATGTTTTGAATTCTAAAAATTGGAAACAAGAAGATGCGGGGCAGTCATCTCTCTTGAGAAAATGTCGCCATTTTCTTCATGCAGCGGGCGAATACAAAATACAAACGGACAGCTCCTTTTTTGTATTCTCCATCCCGCCTTGCTGGAAGCTGGGGTTTACCAAGGTTTCTCAATTACTTGAGAACTCCCCGTACCATGTTGGTACTGGGCTTTTCACATTCCTCCGCTTCAGCGGAGTTATAGTCTCTGTGGCACTTTTCCATTCCCGAAGTTTTCGTTCGGGATGCTCCCGTTAGGAGTCAGCCTTCTGTTTCCAGCCCGGACTTTCCTCCCAGCCCATTCTGCAGAGCACATCGAGGAAAGAAATATACTGACAAATGTAAAAGGTCGAATGTGCGATGAAGAATAGGCTGGGCGACCACCGGTGCCCTTATGAGCCTTCAGAGAATAGCATAATTTCTTTGACCACGGAATGTTTTTTAAGGTAGAATCCACGGGCGATTTTGCCGGCATAGCTCAGCGGTAGAGCATCCGCCTTGTAAGCGGCAGGTCCTCGGTTCAAGTCCGAGTGCCGGCTCCATCCTTCGCTTGCGAAGGATGCCCTTCGAAGCTTTAGTGAAGAAGGGCAAATATCAAGAATTTGCGACGCAAGCTTCGTATGGCAAGCCATTCGAATCGCAAGGTTCATAAATTTCTTTTTTCTGCTATTATAATTTCATAATTCGTATGGGCGGTTAGCCAAGTGGTCAACGGCGACAGACTGTAAATCTGTTCTCCCTGAGTTCGGGGGTTCGAATCCCTCACCGCCCACCATTCGACTCCTCCTCGCTTCGCTCGGAGTCGCTCATGGTCTTCGACCATTCTGTATTTATATTATAGGAGTCGAATGTCCCGAGCTTGTCGAGGGACCCTTTACTTTGAAAAATTATATGCCATATTTTTATCTTGCTCGTTGTGCGGATAACTCCCTTTATGCAGGATCATGTAAGAATGTTTCAGCAAGAGAAACAAAACATAACAAGGGGGAGGGGGCAAAATATACTCAGCAACGAAGACCAATTAAAATCATATATTTCGAAAAATTCAAAACCTCTTCCGAGGCAATGAGAAGGGAGATTCAAGTAAAAAAATGGAGGAGAGAAAAGAAAGAGAATTTAGTGAAGTACAGTCATCCTTTTGAAAAATAATAAAAAATAGGCGTCTTTCTGTGAAATCCCAATTTTACTTTTCCCTCCATTTCAGAGAAAATTCTTTTTGGCATGAACAAAATTGTCCTTCTCGAAATTCGGCGGCAAGTTGCGCATTTATGTTTCGGCATAGTTCTCAGTGTACTTATTTTCCACAAAATAATTGATGCGTGGTTTTTGGCGGCTACCTCATGTACTTTTGCCGCATTTGTGTGTTATTGGAAATCAAAATATGGTCAGAAGTCTTACATCAAGCGAATACTTGCCTTTTTTGAACGTGACGAGCATATTCTCAAATTCCCAGGAAGAGGAATTTTCTTTTTTATTGTAAGTGCTTTTTTAGTGGTTGCCATCTTTCCAAGAGAAATCGCACTTGCGAGTATTCTTATTCTTTCGGTAGGAGATTCTATTTCGCATATCTACGGACGATTCTTAGGAAAATGGAAAATCCCATGTTGGCCTGAGAAAAATGTCGATGGACATGTTATTGCCGTTATTTTGTCGGCTTTGACGGCGACAGCATTTGTCCCATTCCTCCCCGCTCTCCTCGCATCACTCCTCGCTATGATTGTTGAAATTCCCCGCATTTATTTTTTCAAACACCCTATCGATGATAATCTCCTCATTCCGCTCGTCGCTTCTGGGGTTCTCTCTCTTTGGAATGTTTTTTCCCCATTTCTCTAGGAAACACTGAGAAATACAGATAATGCCGACACTTCGAAGACAGTTTGGCGATAAAGGCGAAGATCTCGCCGTAGAATATCTCAAAAAAAGAGGCTATACTATTCTCGATCGAAATTTTCAAACACAAAGAGGAGAAATCGATATTATTGCAGAAAAAGATAAAAAAATTTTCTTTGTGGAAGTAAAATCGAGAAGAAACGATTTTTTCGGCGATGCCATTGAATCGATAACAGATCAGAAAAAGGAAAAAATATACCGTACTGCATTTGCGTATCTCGAAAAGAAAAACATTCCAGAAGAGCGTGATTGGCAAATCGACGTCATCACCATCGATTTCTTAGAAAATCCTCCAAAGATCGAGTATTATGAAAGCCCATTTTTCTAATTTTGAATGTTGAATTATGAATTTTGAATTGTTTTTAATTCAAAATTTAGAATTCAAAATTTATAATTTATTCCAGCTTGTTCTCCCAAAAACGCACTATCCTCTGGCTTTTTCTCCTCATTTTCGTTCTTGCGGGAACGTTTGCCTGGAACTTATGGATTTACAAGGGAACTCTCAGTATTTCTACAAACGTGCAACCATTCACCATTGATGTAAAATCTCTAAACAAAACGTCAGGAGAGCATTTTCTCTGTGGTGTGTCCGCCTGCAATGTCGATCTTTCCCCAGGAAAATATCAGATGACGATTCAGAAAGAAGGCTATTTTTCGAGTACGCAAAATATCGAAGTGTTTTGGCGTGCACCAAACTCCTTTGAAATTTCTCTTTCTCGAATTCCCGTTCTTTCCACTTTTCCAGAAATGCCCACGAATTGGAAAAATCCAGATCAGGAAAATATTTCACAAAAATATTCCATTTCAAATTCGGGAGAAATACGTCAAAAAGATGGTGAAAAATCATCTCTGCTCGCAATTCTTGAGCTTGGTGATGAAGTTCAAAATGCACGAATCTTTCCAGATGAAGCGCAGCATCGACTTTTTGTCCTCACTCCAAAGGAACTCTATGAAGTGAGCATTCTGGAAAAAAGAAAATATCGCATCTTTTTTTCTGAGGAAAAAGAAGTGCTCACAGATCTTCAGGTATTCAAAGGAGATATTCTCCTCATCAAAAGTAATATTGGCAAAGAATCACGTTCGTTCTTTTTCGTTCCGAGCTTGAGGCGTGTTCTTCCTCTTGAGGAGAATCCTCAAATCCATCTCATTTGTCAAAATCCGGAGAAATTTACTGAATTGTATTACCTCATCAGCAATGGAACAAATTGGCTTCTCAAAAAAATAATAACTACAGACAGCAATATTTCAGGACTCGCATCTCACGAATTCCCCTCAGCGCCTCTTGAGATTCAATGTGGAAGCCCACACGAAATACTCGGAAAAACTGAGAATCAGTATTTCCGATTTGAAATATAGACATAGACAAAAACCTACGCCAAGAGCTTCCTACTTCCTGATTCCTACTTCCTACTTCCTTCTCTACGATGATGAATGCTTCTCTTCCTTCACTTTTACCACAGGAATTCTTTTTCTGTCCTTTGGAGAGTATCTGAGCACCTTTCTCGCAGCTACTTTTTCTTTAAATAGTGCGAGGTTTTCGTTCTTATTGTAAATATACTTTTGCCCAAGAAGAGTTCCTCCTTCAGCAAAGAGTTGTACGATGATCCTTTTTTTTTCTCCTCGAGGCATAGAGCGGGAATTACATGCATAAAAAGCCAGGGAATTGTAAAGAAGAATGAAGATTACGTCAATTTTAAATTTTGTCCCGTACATTCTAAAATTATAAGCACCACCCTAGAGATAAAATAAGTTTATATTTTATTTCTAGACATGAAACAAGTTCGCAAGCCAATCAGCTTCAAAGAGCGAGTGGAAATAGAGAGGATGTTAGAAAAGAAAAA is a window encoding:
- a CDS encoding ABC transporter ATP-binding protein, producing the protein MPTRTETSPLLEFRNVERTFSREKNAWTFGPLSLHIQNREKVAIVGPSGSGKSTLLHLAAGFLERTSGQILFQNQDISKMQSKEICQYRNSEMGFVFQDFYLFSEFSLLENIAMPLFISGESASARKTKAEGALRDVGLSHKSTNKPQELSGGERQRGAIARAIIHHPKILFADEPTGNLDGKTGELILKLLHRLSEEYQMTLLIVTHDEKIANFTDSVIHLENGKMVRDENS
- a CDS encoding GIY-YIG nuclease family protein → MPYFYLARCADNSLYAGSCKNVSARETKHNKGEGAKYTQQRRPIKIIYFEKFKTSSEAMRREIQVKKWRREKKENLVKYSHPFEK
- a CDS encoding YraN family protein, which encodes MPTLRRQFGDKGEDLAVEYLKKRGYTILDRNFQTQRGEIDIIAEKDKKIFFVEVKSRRNDFFGDAIESITDQKKEKIYRTAFAYLEKKNIPEERDWQIDVITIDFLENPPKIEYYESPFF